A single Ignisphaera cupida DNA region contains:
- a CDS encoding hydantoinase/oxoprolinase family protein — MVFVGLDIGGANIKAVKVVYEENSLKIANVARVYNPIWVLGPKSIENVLSDVKKVFGLERGKYYVGACITAELSDVFETKDVGVKTVVEITENVFDDSIENYFVSIDMGLKSGEEALRNPIVLAAANWAASAWLLERISVEKMIRDSVFVDIGSTTTTIIPIASGKAMIRGFWDPEKLAFGEIVYTGVLRTNVCSIVDKVPYKGFFARVSSERFALSGDIHLVLGYIKSDEYTTETADGRGKSFEEAIARIARVPCADTKMLSVDEVIEIARYVYEAQVFKVFEALMQIRSWLASKGFKPSLFSAIVAGIGKHIAVEACRRAGFKEILDIDNVVGSKIASVFPAYASALMVAEKVLRK, encoded by the coding sequence ATGGTTTTTGTTGGTCTTGATATTGGAGGTGCTAATATAAAGGCTGTTAAAGTTGTTTATGAAGAGAATTCTCTGAAAATTGCTAATGTTGCTAGAGTATACAATCCTATTTGGGTTCTTGGGCCAAAATCTATTGAGAATGTTCTTAGTGATGTTAAGAAGGTGTTTGGGTTGGAACGTGGCAAATACTATGTTGGAGCTTGTATAACTGCTGAGCTAAGCGATGTTTTTGAGACTAAGGATGTTGGTGTAAAGACAGTTGTTGAAATTACTGAAAATGTTTTTGATGACTCAATCGAGAACTACTTCGTTTCTATTGACATGGGTTTGAAAAGTGGTGAAGAAGCTCTGAGAAATCCAATAGTGTTGGCAGCCGCTAATTGGGCTGCATCAGCATGGCTTTTGGAGAGAATATCTGTTGAGAAAATGATTAGAGACTCTGTTTTTGTTGATATTGGAAGCACAACAACAACCATCATACCAATTGCTAGTGGAAAAGCTATGATCAGAGGCTTTTGGGATCCTGAAAAGCTTGCTTTTGGCGAAATTGTTTACACAGGTGTTTTGAGAACCAATGTTTGTTCAATAGTTGATAAAGTTCCATACAAAGGGTTTTTCGCAAGGGTTTCCTCAGAAAGATTTGCCTTGTCTGGAGACATACATCTTGTTCTAGGCTATATAAAAAGCGATGAGTATACAACTGAAACTGCTGATGGCAGAGGGAAAAGCTTTGAAGAAGCTATTGCAAGAATAGCTAGAGTTCCATGTGCAGATACCAAAATGCTTAGTGTTGACGAGGTTATTGAAATAGCTAGATATGTTTACGAAGCACAGGTGTTCAAAGTTTTTGAAGCTCTTATGCAAATAAGGTCATGGCTAGCATCAAAAGGATTTAAACCAAGTCTTTTCTCAGCAATTGTAGCTGGAATTGGTAAGCACATAGCTGTAGAAGCTTGTAGAAGAGCTGGATTCAAAGAAATTCTTGATATAGACAATGTTGTAGGATCCAAAATAGCATCTGTTTTCCCTGCATATGCCTCAGCTTTAATGGTTGCTGAAAAGGTTTTGAGAAAATGA
- a CDS encoding amino acid kinase family protein, which yields MSCFVVKISGHLIRDTQALKNLLNEIEKLVRENTKIVVVPGGSVFADYVREIQKEIGFNDDIAHWMAIKAMELYGIYIKHLSKSLVEAYTIEEIIEAFTKNLIPVAMPHKIMRQFDETPHTWDVTSDSISIVIASKLKCKLVCLAKMVDGIINNRGELVERLKADDVENMNQQVVDRYVPKLVKKYGISVAIFNATKPWILRSIVNGLKDKYTLIFQFHF from the coding sequence ATGAGTTGTTTTGTCGTTAAAATATCTGGTCATCTAATTAGAGATACACAAGCTTTGAAAAATCTTCTAAACGAGATTGAGAAGCTAGTTAGGGAAAACACAAAAATTGTTGTTGTTCCTGGTGGAAGTGTTTTTGCTGATTATGTTAGGGAAATTCAAAAGGAAATTGGCTTTAACGATGATATTGCTCATTGGATGGCTATAAAAGCTATGGAGCTTTATGGAATATACATAAAGCATTTAAGCAAATCACTTGTTGAGGCCTATACCATAGAAGAAATAATTGAAGCATTTACAAAAAACCTTATACCTGTGGCCATGCCACACAAGATAATGAGGCAATTCGATGAAACTCCACATACCTGGGATGTGACAAGCGATTCAATATCCATAGTCATAGCATCTAAACTCAAATGTAAACTGGTTTGCCTTGCAAAAATGGTTGATGGCATTATAAACAATAGAGGAGAGCTTGTTGAGAGGTTGAAAGCAGATGATGTTGAGAATATGAATCAGCAGGTTGTGGATAGGTATGTTCCAAAACTTGTAAAGAAATATGGAATAAGTGTAGCAATATTTAATGCTACTAAGCCATGGATATTAAGAAGTATAGTCAATGGATTAAAAGACAAGTACACATTAATCTTTCAATTCCATTTTTAA